In Bacillus pumilus, the sequence TGAGCCAAAGCGAATTCGATTTGTTTATCCTAAACAGGGGAAAGAAGCCAATACAATCTTAATAGAAGGCATGAAAGATGGAAAGCCAGATTTGAAAATATTGCCGCCCCTCTTTGTTTATGGGGAAGACCAAGAGTATACAGAAGAAATCAGGACGATACTATATGGAGAAGCATAATCATTACTTTTATGTATTGAAATGTGCAGATGGCAGTTTGTATGCTGGGTATACAAATGACTTACAAAAAAGGCTGACTACCCACAATAGTGGAAAGGGAGCAAAATATACAAGAGCGAGACGGCCGGTTGAGCTTTATTACCATGAATGTTTTTCAACCAAAAGAGAAGCCATGCAGCAAGAATATCGTTTCAAAACTTGGACACGTCAAAAGAAAGACATTTATATAGAAGAAATGCGAATGGAAAAGGAGGCGGCACATGAAAAAGACACAGAAGAGCTTTGATGGTCAATCCGAAATGGGTATTCTTTATCTCGTACCAACCCCAATTGGAAACTTAGAAGATATGACGTT encodes:
- a CDS encoding GIY-YIG nuclease family protein — encoded protein: MEKHNHYFYVLKCADGSLYAGYTNDLQKRLTTHNSGKGAKYTRARRPVELYYHECFSTKREAMQQEYRFKTWTRQKKDIYIEEMRMEKEAAHEKDTEEL